A stretch of the Lolium perenne isolate Kyuss_39 chromosome 3, Kyuss_2.0, whole genome shotgun sequence genome encodes the following:
- the LOC127341745 gene encoding uncharacterized protein, protein MRKTQYKLLVGSNFASEIAATILIGLHMSETCSRFSLNKETEKHVVKPFTCGDCICPTHKLFGIKFNVRMSCKCGKCSGEYPYTALFHKLDAGSPQTTKIKSFAELPVLLDERFCEDNKCKDCGIMLNIDLLLSNTPHFFTIVLNWLGGSESQDTLSEVLAGITSPVDTGFFCKSADSSTMYTVTSMLFGIG, encoded by the exons ATGCGGAAGACACAATATAAGTTGCTG GTTGGGTCAAATTTTGCTTCTGAGATTGCGGCCACAATTCTCATTGGATTGCATATGTCAGAAACTTGTTCACGTTTTAGTTTAAACAAGGAGACGGAGAAACACGTGGTGAAACCATTCACGTGTGGAGATTGCATATGCCCAACACATAAACTTTTTGGGATCAAATTCAATGTGCGAATGAGCTGCAAGTGTGGGAAGTGTTCTGGCGAATACCCATATACCGCACTTTTCCATAAACTTGATGCTGGTTCACCTCAAACAACAAAG ATCAAGTCCTTTGCAGAGCTTCCAGTTCTATTGGATGAacggttctgtgaggacaacaaatGCAAGGATTGTGGAATTATGCTGAATATTGATCTGTTGCTTTCAAACACACCACATTTCTTTACAATAG TTTTGAACTGGCTTGGTGGCAGTGAAAGCCAGGACACACTCTCTGAAGTCCTGGCTGGCATCACGTCTCCTGTTGACACTGGATTCTTTTGCAAAAGTGCCGATTCTTCAACTATGTATACTGTCACCTCCATG CTATTTGGTATTGGTTGA